Below is a genomic region from Methanobacterium sp..
AGTACAAATACGTTGTAGGATACTAAAACAGCAGTTTCAATTACTCACTCAAAAATTCCCTAATAAGGGATTTTTGAGGATTTATTTTTTTTAGATACAATCTACTTTGTTTTAAGATTAAAGCGTTTTAAAAACAAATATATTGCATTTACTAATTTTTACAGTCAAAACTATAAGATATCATTATCTTTCAAATGATACCCCCTACCTGCGATATGTTTATATATCCCTATCGAGCTATATTAAATCTAAACTATAAGATTAGCTTAAAAAACTAAAAGAGCTATTAATCAATATATTAAAAGATGTTAACGATTGTAGGATTAATATAAGAATTTTTTATACTAGTTCTAGCTGGATCAAGAATAATTGCTCTTAAATAAACAAAAAAACAGTGATAATATGAGTGACTATATGGAATTATTAAAGAAAGCAGGAGAATTTCACGGCGATATATGCGGTGGAATTGTCATGGGAACAAAATTAGCCATGTATGGTATGGAAACAATGGGAATGACACCTGGACAGAAAGATAAAAGATTGATAGTCTTTACTGAAATTGACAGGTGTATCTCTGATGCAGTCTTATCTGTAACAAGAACATCCTTAGGTAAAAAGTCCTTAAAACCAATGCACTACGGTAAATTCGCGGCTACATTCGTCAATATAGATACTGGTGAATCAATCCGTGTCGTAGATTTAGGTGCTAATAAAAAAGATAGAGACGAAAATGAAACAACAGAAGAGCTTATAGAAAGAATAAACAAAACTCCTGCAGAGGAACTATTTGAAATCCAAAAAGTATCGGTTAAAATCGATCCAAATGATTTACCTGGAAAACCACTGGAAATAGTAACCTGTGCTGACTGCGGTGAAGTTGTAATGGATGGAAAACATCACCTGAAAGGAGGAAAAGCTTACTGTACTTCCTGTTTTACTGGATCATATTATCAGGTTATAGACGAATAAGTATATAAAAACTGCATACTTCCGTGAATAACTGCTTTCCAGAGCTGAAGTTATTCACTACAATTCTATTTTTTAAAAAAATTAATACACACCACTTATTTTTAATTTTGACTGGTCTTGTTTAACGGTTCCAACAATGATTTTTGGATTTAACTGAAAAATAGATGATTATCCAGTTATAAACCATAAACACTTTAAAACACGACAATTATGTGAGTATCACCTCTTTTTGAGATTCAATTGAAATTACATCGCACCAGCATACATTAATTAAATAATAAAGATCTCTACCCCCATATATCCCACCAGTTAAACAGCATTTTTAATAGGAATAAATATACGTCTCGATATTTTATAATGTGCAAATATGTAATTTAGGTAGATATAAATTCATTTTAGTAATAGTTAAAACATTTATAGTAGTTTATATATCCTTTTTATTAGACTAAAGTTATTAAAAAAGTATAAATAAATATAAAATTGATTATTAATTTCTTAAATTATTATTGAATGATCCTTGATTATGTTTTATTAGTTAGGGTGGCCTAAGTAGCCTTATATGATCAAATAATGGATATAAATCTTTTGACGATCGATATGCTTATATATCCATATCATGTCTACTAAGTATATGGATCTTTTTAAGATTCATAATAATTAAAAAGGAGGCATTATGAACTATAAATCATTTGTTTTGCTCATGATTTTTGCTGTGTTTATTTGTATTTCAGCAATGGGAAGCGCGAGTGCAGCTGACTCTCCCTCTGCTAACTTTACAAGTAACACTACCAATGGAAGCACACCTTTAAGTGTTCAGTTCAACGACACATCTACAGGCAGCCCTACATCATGGTACTGGAATTTCGGCGATGGAAAAACGTCAACCGAGCAGAGTCCTGCGCATAACTACACAAAAAATGGGAACTACAGTGTCAGCCTTACAGTAACCAATGTTGCTGGCAGTGACAGTTTAACAAAAAGTAACTACATCACAGTTTCACCAACCGTTAACACCAGTAAAACCAGTGGAACTTACAAAACCGCCCAAACGGTGCAGTTAACCTGCAGCGACACCACTGCAACAATTTACTACGCAGCAGACACCACAGATCCCCGAACAAGCAGCACACGAACAAAATACAGTGGACCGATCACCATAAGTAAAACCACCACATTACGCTACGCGGCACTGGATACCAACGGTAACTGGAGCCCCCTCTACATACAAAACTATGTAATCGGAAGTAGCGGGACTGGAGGAACTGGAGGGCTTGATGATACAATTTGGGCTAAATCCGGAGGTGACCTCAACAACACAGGCCTATCAAATTACAACGGCCCCGAAACCAACACCACGCTATGGAACTACACCACAGGAAAATCCATATCTGGTCGTTGCAGTCCAGTAATTGGATCAGACGGGACCATCTACATAGGAAGTGACGATGGTAATTTTTACGCATTTAACGTTGACGGAACCGTCAAATGGACCTACACCACAGGGAGCACCTCAGGAAGCAACCCATGCGGTTCAGCAATTGGTGCGGATGGTACCATCTATACATTAGCAGGATACTACCTATTCGCTTTAAACCCTAATGGGACGCTCAAATGGAAATATAAAACTCCAGGATCCATCGTAGGTACACCGTCAATTAGTTCTGATGGAACCATTTACTTTGGAAGTACTGACGGTAAATTATACGCTTTATATCATAATGGAACTACCAAATGGACATACGACACTGGAACTTATGTATACGGCCAATGTGGAGGCCCTGTCATAGGGTCAGATGGAACCATCTACTTCGAAAGTGGAGAATCCTACAGTAATTACGGTAAACTTTACGCTTTAAACCCTAACGGAACACTCAAATGGAAATATACCATTGGAGGAAACTTGCAAGGTTCGGCAACAATTGGCCCTGACGGTACCATTTACGCAGGAGGCGTTGACGGCAATATCTACGCAATAAATCCAAATGGAACACTCAAATGGACATACTCCGTTGGAGGAACCATATACGGTGCATCAATCGGTGCTGATGGTACCATTTACGTGGGAGGTACTGACAGTAACTTCTATGCTTTGAAACCTGACGGAACACTCAAATGGAGCTGTACCACTGGACCTATTTACGGTACAGCAACGATTGGTGCTAACGGGATCATTTACATTGGAAGTTCTGACGGTAAACTCTACGCATTTAACGTCGACGGAACACTGCTGTGGACTTACACCACAGGAAGTGGTATCTATGGTTCTGTAGCCATTGGTACAAA
It encodes:
- a CDS encoding FmdE family protein, with the translated sequence MSDYMELLKKAGEFHGDICGGIVMGTKLAMYGMETMGMTPGQKDKRLIVFTEIDRCISDAVLSVTRTSLGKKSLKPMHYGKFAATFVNIDTGESIRVVDLGANKKDRDENETTEELIERINKTPAEELFEIQKVSVKIDPNDLPGKPLEIVTCADCGEVVMDGKHHLKGGKAYCTSCFTGSYYQVIDE